ACCCTCTCCCAGGCCGGCATGATCCGGCACTGGAACCGGCACCTGCGGACCGAGCGGGACCCGGCGGCGCGCAACCGGATGATCCGCTCCCGGGCGATCAACGGGTTCGGCATGGCGCTGACCGGCATCGTGCTGGTCATCGTGCTGATCACCAAGTTCCTGCTCGGCGCGTGGATCGCGATCGCCGCGATGGCGGTGATCTATGTGCTGATGCTGGCCATCCGCCGGCACTACGACCGGGTCGCCGCCGAGCTGGAACCCACCGAGGCGCGGGGCGTGCTGCCCGCCCGCAACCACGCGATCGTGCTGGTCAGCAAGCTGCACCAGCCGACCCTGCGGGCCATCGCGTACGCCCGGGCGACCCGGCCGGACACGCTGACCGCGGTGACGGTGAACGTGGACGAGAAGGACACCCGGGCCCTCCAGGAGGACTGGGAGCGCCGGGAGCTGCCGGTGCCGCTGACCGTGGTCGACTCGCCGTACCGGGAGATCACCCGGCCGATCCTCAACTTCGTCGCCTCCGTCCGCCGGGAGTCGCCCCGCGACGTGGTCACCGTCTTCATCCCGGAGTACGTGGTGGGCCGCTGGTGGGAGAACCTGCTGCACAACCAGAGCGCGCTGCGGCTCAAGGGGCGGCTGCTGTTCGAACCGGGCGTGATGGTGACCAGCGTGCCGTGGCAGCTCGCCTCGACGGCCAGCAAGAACCTGGAGCGCATGGACGCCACCCTCACCCGGGGGCCGGCGCGCGGGCCCCGGGTCGCCCCGCGCAGCACCCTGCCGCCCGCCGTCCCGCCGGTGGTCTCCGCCCCGCCGGGGGAGAGCGGCCCGACGACCGGAGGCCACGCATGAGGATCGGGAACGCCGACGCGGCGAACGGGGAGCGACCCGGGCTGGAGGAGGCCGAGCGGGTCGAGCTGACCGTCGACGCCGTCGCTCCCGGTGGGCACTGCGTGGCCCGGCACGACGGCCAGGTGGTCTTCGTCCGGCACGCGCTGCCCGGCGAGCGGGTGGTGGCCGAGGTGACCGAGCTGCACCGGGGCTTCGCCCGGGCCGACGCGGTCGAGGTGCTGACCGCGTCGGCGGACCGGGTCGAGCCGCCCTGCCCGTACGCGAAGCCGGGCCGCTGCGGCGGCTGCGACCTGCAGCACGTGGCGCCCGCCGCGCAGCTGGCCTGGAAGACCGACGTGGTGCGGGAGCAGCTCACCCGGCTGGGCGGGCTGACCGACGCCGAGCTGGACGCCCTCGCGGTCCGGGTCGAGCCGCTGCCCGGTGGTCCGCTCGGCTGGCGGTCCCGGGTCCGGTACGCGGTCGACGCCGCCGGCCGGGCCGGCCTGCTCAAGCACCGCTCGCACGAGGTGGTGCCGATCGACCGTTGCCTGATCGCCCACCCGGCGATCCAGGAGCTGCCGGTGCTCGGCCCGGCCCGGTGGCCGGACGCGGAGGCCGTCGAGACGGTCGCGTCCACCGGCGGCGACGTCCACGTGGCCACCGTCACCGAGGGGGTGCCGACCGGCGTCAGCGGGCCCCGGACGGTCCGCGAGGTGGCGGCCGGCCGGAACTGGCAGGTGCCCGCCGCCGGCTTCTGGCAGGTCCACCCGGCCGCGGCGGACACCCTGGTCGGCGCGGTCGTCGACCTGCTCGACCCGCAGCCGGGCGAGTCGGCCTGGGACCTCTACGGCGGTGCCGGGCTCTTCGCCGCCGCGCTCGCCGGCCGGGTCGGCGACGCCCGGGTCACCCTGGTCGAGGCGTCCGAGCAGGGCGTCACCGCGGCCCGGGAGAACCTGGCCGACCTGCCCCGGGTGGAGGTGGTGGCCGCCCGGGTGGAGACGGCGCTGGCCCGGCGCCGGGTCACCGGTCCGGTCGACCTGGTGGTGCTGGACCCGCCGCGCTCCGGCGCGGGCGCCCCGGTGGTGCGGGACATCGCCGCCGCCCGGCCGCGTGCCGTGGCGTACGTGGCCTGTGACCCGGCCGCCTTCGCCCGGGACGTAC
The Micromonospora sp. R77 DNA segment above includes these coding regions:
- a CDS encoding class I SAM-dependent RNA methyltransferase, yielding MRIGNADAANGERPGLEEAERVELTVDAVAPGGHCVARHDGQVVFVRHALPGERVVAEVTELHRGFARADAVEVLTASADRVEPPCPYAKPGRCGGCDLQHVAPAAQLAWKTDVVREQLTRLGGLTDAELDALAVRVEPLPGGPLGWRSRVRYAVDAAGRAGLLKHRSHEVVPIDRCLIAHPAIQELPVLGPARWPDAEAVETVASTGGDVHVATVTEGVPTGVSGPRTVREVAAGRNWQVPAAGFWQVHPAAADTLVGAVVDLLDPQPGESAWDLYGGAGLFAAALAGRVGDARVTLVEASEQGVTAARENLADLPRVEVVAARVETALARRRVTGPVDLVVLDPPRSGAGAPVVRDIAAARPRAVAYVACDPAAFARDVRTFAGLGWRLAALRGFDLFPMTQHVELVGLLLPSG